One Gemmatimonadota bacterium DNA window includes the following coding sequences:
- a CDS encoding type II toxin-antitoxin system VapC family toxin yields MGWSVMVVLDTSSLVFWTLDPGRLSGTAEQAIAKADRVGVSSISIWEIGIKVERGKLVLPLSGGEYLENLEQTNRVEILPVDLSTWIRNLQLDWNHRDPVDRTIVATASLHNCPLVTSDNVLRSFYEKAVW; encoded by the coding sequence ATGGGATGGAGTGTAATGGTCGTACTGGATACGTCCTCACTGGTATTCTGGACGCTCGATCCCGGCCGCCTGTCAGGGACCGCCGAACAAGCCATCGCAAAGGCCGACCGCGTAGGCGTCAGTTCGATATCGATCTGGGAGATCGGCATCAAAGTTGAACGGGGCAAGCTTGTTTTACCACTATCCGGCGGGGAATACCTGGAAAACCTGGAGCAAACCAATCGTGTGGAAATTCTGCCCGTGGATCTGAGTACCTGGATCAGGAATCTACAACTGGATTGGAATCACCGGGATCCTGTGGACCGGACCATCGTAGCCACGGCTTCTCTGCACAACTGCCCGCTGGTGACTTCGGACAACGTGCTTCGCAGTTTCTACGAGAAGGCTGTCTGGTAG
- a CDS encoding ATP-binding cassette domain-containing protein: protein MADPITADSKSTGPMTTGPMTTGPIIVGEHLAHRYGSGFHLHVENLALYAGKTYAVYGSNGSGKTTLLNILALLTLPQEGRILFEGRPMNGADPGRSRQYRRRVTLLMQHVYLFRSTVFDNVASGLRFRGMAKEAIEARVTGMLDKVGLRQFAHRTAHSLSGGEAQRAGLARALVTDPDVLLLDEPTASVDAAHGKQIEAILAETCRQRRMTVVLSTHQYDQAYRIADEVLIMRDGRMLEKGPENVFKGRIEETADGPVVKLDGGMTLRSDTTARGPAHIVISSQEIRLARSPAKPTRTPDAANTLVGVVTAAAVDGDRIRLDVDAGPLTDAEGGPRPVEAAGLRLTVHVARASFSDMGITVGDTVHAAIDASAVRAS from the coding sequence ATGGCCGATCCGATCACGGCCGATTCGAAGTCAACCGGTCCGATGACGACCGGTCCGATGACGACCGGTCCGATTATCGTGGGCGAACACCTGGCGCACCGGTACGGTTCCGGGTTTCATCTGCATGTCGAAAACCTCGCCCTGTACGCCGGTAAGACCTATGCCGTTTACGGGTCGAACGGATCGGGCAAGACCACGTTGCTGAACATACTCGCCCTGCTGACGCTGCCGCAGGAGGGCCGGATCCTCTTCGAAGGCCGGCCCATGAACGGGGCCGATCCGGGCCGCAGCCGGCAGTACCGCCGCCGCGTCACGCTGCTCATGCAGCACGTGTACCTGTTCCGGTCCACCGTATTCGATAACGTGGCGTCCGGCCTGCGGTTCCGCGGCATGGCGAAGGAGGCCATCGAAGCACGCGTGACCGGCATGCTGGACAAGGTAGGCCTTCGGCAATTCGCCCACCGGACCGCCCACAGCCTGTCGGGCGGAGAAGCGCAGCGGGCGGGACTCGCCCGGGCCCTGGTCACGGACCCCGACGTCCTGCTACTCGACGAGCCTACGGCCAGCGTGGACGCGGCGCACGGGAAGCAGATCGAGGCGATTCTCGCGGAGACGTGCCGCCAGCGGCGCATGACCGTCGTGCTCTCGACGCACCAATACGACCAGGCCTATCGCATCGCCGACGAAGTGCTGATCATGCGCGACGGGCGGATGCTCGAGAAGGGACCGGAGAACGTCTTCAAGGGCCGCATCGAGGAGACCGCCGACGGCCCGGTCGTAAAACTGGACGGCGGCATGACCCTGCGATCGGACACGACCGCGCGCGGACCGGCCCACATCGTCATTTCTTCGCAGGAAATCCGGCTGGCGAGGTCGCCGGCGAAGCCGACGCGCACGCCGGACGCCGCGAATACGCTCGTGGGCGTCGTGACCGCGGCGGCGGTGGACGGAGACCGCATACGCCTGGACGTGGACGCCGGCCCTCTCACGGACGCAGAGGGCGGCCCGCGCCCGGTTGAGGCCGCCGGCCTTCGCCTGACCGTCCACGTGGCGCGGGCGTCTTTTTCGGACATGGGCATCACCGTCGGGGACACGGTGCATGCCGCCATCGACGCCTCGGCCGTCCGGGCTTCATGA
- a CDS encoding prevent-host-death protein, with product MPTISKSKLKANMLQVFREIEESGEELIVTHNRRPVLRIRPIGTKQPVDRVFEKLRGKVVYHEDINTPTTDVWDGV from the coding sequence ATGCCGACGATCTCAAAAAGCAAGCTCAAGGCAAACATGCTCCAGGTTTTCAGGGAGATCGAGGAATCGGGCGAGGAATTGATCGTGACGCACAACCGGCGTCCCGTTCTGCGCATTCGACCCATTGGAACAAAGCAACCTGTTGACAGAGTGTTCGAGAAACTGCGTGGGAAAGTCGTCTACCACGAGGACATCAACACGCCCACCACCGATGTATGGGATGGAGTGTAA
- a CDS encoding FtsX-like permease family protein: protein MHLKRTLFGPLAGLVLPLAIFAASACQTSGVRERVAYLAEPIGDGQVAAVVDSARIRQTITDLVSFGSRVAGYPGATEAAYYLADRMREIGLEDIEMEEFVSSIPLDEGGELTLLDATTLEARTIPLYALWPNLVRTSTTPPGGITGKLHYVGNGEWADFNGIDPAGAVFLMDFNSGVNWQRAAQLGARAVIFAEPDHTTRVDGEEKHLQVPLDFPRFWMKKAAARPLVEYLETNGSINVRAEGRMTWKRRPAYNVFGKIPGTHPELKEEVIVLNAYYDSISAVPAVSPGANQASGVAALLEMARYFAAHPPARTVLILATSGHFMSLSGINDFSYRHARISSHFADELEDPINIKLFAGIDLSSARDQVGVIYSGVFFGGDSFEKQRFFTPFGRTFMGYADEVIRRGAIPVDALVNVISPSQGHRTAGFFPAGQIGLEAELMFWMGIPALSFATVFDVREFVDTPIDDLDRVNFRNVYTQTLLLTELFGRGVNDPRLFPDFKMQLEDRFVNGRIRVVEFDPREDYIPSKPKPGAVVRFRRYNKTISGVKNEIFVVADSTGVAESTELEAGRTYPTEGYVMDPETGEIIYAPDRGPYGEGAYPLEIKMDWVDKEKPTVVFRSDATNIYDLVDPRFLTRLNEAVVLDESGNPPLEWGMTFQEGGWTTGFSYEEDTAVLFMPPESRFKVTMSTGLFGRRLILTNADENYPEGIGFEAGIDAIPLTSYQVAKDMWHLDEARIGALKSVGVSNTRLDDFHREAGRLLDLAEIARQNLEWDRFIKYARAAWGYESRAYPDATGTANDVVKGVLFYMVLVIPFAYALERLVFGFANVYKRIATTVAIFLAAYGLLRFTHPAFQITTAPDIVLLAFMTFVLAAVVIWIISQRFSQTMREVRQDNRTVQSTDVRRSSALATAFSLGIGNMRKRKARTLLTCVTLVLLVFTVLSFTSVQTFLRLQTLSRDTDATYTGFLVRNPNWGPLQKQTFQYVKSEFGSSEAEDRGITIVSRSWYSGTFPGETTFIRMDREGPDGTNHSTYASAILGLLPEEGEVSGLDRTVRSGRWFEPGEREVCIVPAEMAELLGLTGDEIVGSEVLVFGQPFEVIGVFDAADLERITDLDGEPLTPVDYTATGQDLLTELALMDYDEEPVDMAAFEHLPAANILLTPQAYVNDLGGTLRSVAVRFPTDEAAANRIERFMQRLGIPVVASVDGEVAVYSAMALSSLSGLGNLFIPMVVAALIILNTMMNAVYERFSEIGVYSAVGLAPAHIGALFIAEAAMYAVIGGMSGYLIGQTLARGITEYQLLAGLNLNYSSLSAVASTFMVMAVVMLSTIYPARKASQMAVPDVNRQWSFPEPEGDDWRFEFPFTISRTETLGLYAYLTRFFESHGESTLGNFMTDEVVLTGTNGSAPAAGRSGGRTASADPGEARASDAGPEASTYEISMKTWLAPYDTGVSQRVSLHAAPAEEEHDLYAVWVHIYRLSGDVDSWQRLNRRFLNVLRKQFLVWRTVDQEVKKVYADEGREMIAAETGEVVAGGTGQVS from the coding sequence TTGCACCTTAAACGAACCCTTTTCGGCCCTCTTGCCGGCCTGGTCCTGCCGCTTGCAATATTCGCGGCCTCCGCGTGCCAGACGTCGGGCGTCCGCGAGCGCGTGGCATACTTGGCCGAACCCATCGGCGACGGCCAGGTGGCCGCCGTGGTCGACTCGGCGCGAATCCGGCAGACTATTACCGACCTGGTGTCCTTCGGCTCGCGGGTAGCCGGTTACCCGGGTGCCACCGAAGCGGCGTACTACCTGGCCGATCGCATGCGGGAAATCGGCCTCGAGGACATCGAGATGGAGGAATTCGTCTCGTCCATCCCCCTGGACGAAGGCGGCGAACTGACCCTCCTGGATGCCACGACCCTGGAGGCCCGGACGATCCCCCTTTACGCCCTTTGGCCCAACCTGGTGCGCACCTCCACGACGCCGCCGGGGGGCATCACGGGGAAGCTTCACTACGTCGGCAACGGCGAGTGGGCGGACTTCAACGGCATCGATCCCGCCGGCGCCGTCTTCCTGATGGACTTCAATTCCGGCGTAAACTGGCAGCGGGCCGCCCAGCTCGGCGCCCGTGCCGTGATCTTCGCGGAACCCGACCACACCACGCGGGTCGACGGAGAGGAGAAGCACCTCCAGGTCCCCCTCGACTTCCCCCGCTTCTGGATGAAAAAGGCAGCGGCCCGGCCCCTGGTCGAATACCTCGAAACCAACGGTTCGATCAACGTCAGGGCAGAAGGACGCATGACCTGGAAACGGCGACCGGCCTACAATGTCTTCGGTAAGATCCCGGGGACGCATCCGGAGCTGAAGGAGGAGGTCATCGTCCTCAACGCCTACTACGACTCCATTTCCGCCGTACCGGCCGTATCCCCCGGCGCGAATCAGGCGTCGGGCGTGGCCGCGCTCCTTGAAATGGCCCGCTACTTCGCGGCCCATCCTCCCGCGCGCACCGTGTTGATACTCGCGACATCGGGCCACTTCATGTCGCTCAGCGGGATAAACGACTTCTCCTACCGCCACGCACGTATCTCCAGTCACTTCGCGGACGAACTTGAGGACCCCATCAACATCAAGCTCTTCGCCGGTATCGACCTGTCCAGCGCACGCGACCAGGTCGGCGTCATCTACTCCGGCGTCTTCTTCGGGGGGGATTCCTTCGAAAAACAGCGGTTCTTCACGCCATTCGGCCGGACCTTCATGGGCTACGCCGACGAAGTGATTCGGCGGGGCGCCATACCGGTCGACGCCCTGGTGAACGTGATCTCCCCCTCGCAGGGGCACCGGACCGCCGGTTTCTTTCCCGCGGGCCAGATCGGCCTCGAGGCCGAACTCATGTTCTGGATGGGAATCCCGGCCCTGTCCTTCGCCACGGTGTTCGACGTCCGCGAGTTCGTGGACACGCCCATCGACGACCTCGACCGGGTCAACTTCCGCAACGTGTATACGCAGACGCTGCTGCTGACCGAGCTCTTCGGCCGCGGCGTCAACGATCCCCGCCTGTTCCCTGATTTCAAGATGCAGCTCGAGGACCGCTTCGTGAACGGCAGGATCCGAGTCGTGGAGTTCGATCCCCGGGAGGACTACATCCCGAGCAAGCCCAAACCCGGCGCCGTGGTCCGATTCCGCCGCTACAACAAGACCATCAGCGGGGTGAAGAACGAGATCTTCGTGGTGGCGGACAGCACCGGGGTAGCCGAAAGTACCGAACTGGAGGCAGGGCGCACCTACCCCACGGAAGGTTACGTGATGGACCCGGAAACGGGGGAAATCATCTATGCGCCGGACCGCGGTCCCTACGGGGAAGGCGCCTATCCCCTCGAGATCAAGATGGATTGGGTGGACAAGGAGAAACCCACGGTGGTCTTCCGGTCCGATGCGACCAACATCTACGACCTGGTGGACCCGCGTTTCCTGACCCGGCTGAACGAGGCCGTGGTGCTCGACGAGTCGGGCAATCCGCCCCTCGAATGGGGCATGACCTTCCAGGAGGGCGGTTGGACCACGGGTTTTTCGTACGAGGAGGACACGGCCGTCCTTTTCATGCCGCCGGAAAGCCGGTTCAAGGTCACCATGTCCACCGGCCTGTTCGGCCGCCGCCTCATCCTGACCAACGCGGACGAGAACTACCCCGAGGGAATCGGGTTCGAGGCGGGTATCGACGCCATCCCCCTGACTTCCTACCAGGTGGCGAAAGACATGTGGCACCTGGACGAGGCGCGGATCGGCGCGCTCAAGTCCGTCGGCGTGAGCAACACCCGGCTGGACGACTTCCACCGGGAGGCGGGCCGCCTGCTGGACCTGGCCGAGATCGCCCGGCAGAACCTGGAGTGGGACCGGTTCATCAAGTACGCCCGGGCCGCGTGGGGATACGAGTCCCGCGCCTATCCGGACGCGACCGGGACGGCCAACGACGTCGTGAAGGGCGTACTGTTCTACATGGTGCTCGTCATCCCGTTCGCATACGCCCTGGAGCGGTTGGTCTTCGGATTCGCCAATGTGTACAAGCGGATCGCCACTACCGTCGCCATCTTCCTGGCCGCATACGGGTTGCTGCGGTTCACCCACCCGGCCTTCCAGATCACCACGGCGCCCGACATCGTGCTTCTCGCCTTCATGACCTTCGTCCTCGCCGCCGTCGTCATCTGGATCATATCCCAGCGGTTCAGCCAGACCATGCGGGAGGTCCGGCAGGACAACCGTACCGTACAGTCCACCGACGTACGGCGGTCGAGCGCCCTGGCCACGGCCTTCTCCCTGGGCATCGGCAACATGCGAAAGCGCAAGGCCCGGACCCTGCTGACGTGCGTCACCCTCGTGCTCCTTGTGTTCACCGTGCTTTCCTTCACCTCCGTGCAGACCTTCCTCCGGCTGCAGACGCTGAGCCGGGACACGGACGCCACCTATACGGGCTTCCTCGTCCGCAACCCCAACTGGGGGCCGCTGCAGAAGCAGACTTTTCAGTACGTGAAGTCCGAGTTCGGTTCGTCGGAGGCCGAAGACCGGGGCATCACCATCGTATCCCGGTCGTGGTACTCAGGGACGTTCCCCGGCGAGACGACCTTCATCCGAATGGACCGGGAGGGACCGGACGGCACGAACCATTCCACCTATGCCTCGGCCATCCTCGGCCTGTTGCCGGAAGAAGGGGAGGTGAGCGGCCTGGACCGCACGGTGAGATCAGGCCGGTGGTTCGAGCCCGGGGAGCGCGAAGTGTGCATCGTCCCGGCCGAAATGGCGGAGCTGCTCGGCTTGACCGGGGATGAAATCGTAGGATCCGAAGTCCTTGTGTTCGGTCAGCCCTTCGAGGTGATCGGCGTGTTCGACGCGGCCGATCTCGAGAGGATCACCGACCTGGACGGCGAACCGCTCACACCCGTGGACTACACGGCGACGGGCCAGGATCTGCTGACCGAACTCGCCCTGATGGACTACGACGAAGAGCCCGTGGATATGGCCGCGTTCGAGCACCTGCCGGCGGCGAACATCCTGCTGACCCCGCAGGCCTATGTGAACGATCTCGGCGGGACCCTCCGCTCCGTCGCGGTCCGGTTTCCCACGGACGAAGCGGCCGCCAACCGGATCGAACGCTTCATGCAGCGTCTCGGGATCCCGGTGGTGGCGTCCGTGGACGGAGAGGTCGCGGTATACAGCGCCATGGCGCTGAGTTCGCTGTCGGGGCTCGGCAATCTGTTCATTCCCATGGTCGTGGCCGCCCTCATCATCCTGAATACCATGATGAACGCCGTCTACGAACGCTTCAGCGAAATCGGGGTGTACAGCGCCGTGGGCCTGGCGCCGGCCCACATCGGAGCCCTGTTTATCGCCGAAGCCGCCATGTACGCCGTCATCGGCGGCATGTCCGGTTACCTGATCGGACAGACCCTGGCCCGGGGGATCACGGAGTACCAGTTGCTCGCGGGGCTGAACCTGAACTACTCGTCCCTTTCCGCCGTGGCCTCCACGTTCATGGTCATGGCGGTGGTCATGCTGTCGACGATCTACCCCGCGCGAAAGGCTTCCCAGATGGCCGTGCCGGACGTCAACCGGCAGTGGTCCTTCCCCGAGCCCGAGGGCGACGACTGGCGTTTCGAGTTCCCCTTCACCATCAGCCGCACGGAGACGCTGGGCCTCTACGCCTACCTGACGCGGTTCTTCGAATCACACGGCGAAAGCACGCTGGGTAATTTCATGACGGACGAGGTGGTCCTGACCGGGACGAATGGATCTGCTCCGGCGGCCGGGCGATCGGGCGGCCGGACGGCCAGCGCCGATCCGGGTGAGGCGCGGGCGTCCGATGCCGGTCCGGAAGCGTCCACTTATGAAATCAGCATGAAGACCTGGCTGGCGCCCTACGACACGGGGGTCAGCCAACGCGTGTCCCTCCACGCGGCCCCCGCCGAGGAAGAACACGACCTGTACGCGGTGTGGGTGCACATCTACCGCCTGAGCGGCGACGTGGATTCATGGCAGCGGCTCAACCGGCGCTTCCTGAACGTGCTGCGCAAGCAGTTCCTGGTATGGCGCACCGTGGATCAGGAGGTCAAGAAGGTCTACGCGGACGAAGGCCGGGAGATGATCGCGGCAGAGACGGGAGAAGTGGTCGCGGGAGGCACGGGACAGGTATCATGA
- a CDS encoding ABC transporter permease, which produces MLAVTSIFLLGLNLGFRYLVRRILWIFPVLFAVSVITFSIMHAVPGGPFDAGGETGGIPLTPEVRANLMRKYNLDQPLHIQYISWVSNVIRGDFGYSFQHQSKTCQELIAQAWPVSVHLGSMALIVALTGGLLLGILAAVYQNTWIDYVASLTAVFSIVTPSFVVAVGLTVVFSLWLHLFETGGWNSPKDWVMPVIALSLGDMAVVARYTRSNMIEAIRADYVRTARAKGLTEFSVVVVHVFKNALIPLLTIAGPMMANLITGSFFIETIFRIPGLGRYFTTSVFARDYPMIMSTALLWSSLIVVIYVITDLMYALVDPRIRYRKD; this is translated from the coding sequence ATGCTCGCGGTCACCAGCATTTTCCTCCTCGGACTGAACCTGGGCTTCAGGTACCTGGTCCGCCGCATACTCTGGATCTTCCCCGTACTCTTCGCCGTCTCGGTCATCACCTTCTCCATCATGCACGCCGTACCCGGCGGTCCCTTCGACGCGGGAGGCGAGACCGGCGGCATTCCGTTGACGCCCGAAGTCCGCGCCAACCTGATGCGGAAGTACAACCTCGACCAGCCGCTGCACATCCAGTACATCTCCTGGGTGAGCAACGTCATTCGGGGCGACTTCGGCTATTCCTTCCAGCACCAGAGCAAGACCTGCCAGGAGCTCATCGCCCAGGCCTGGCCCGTCTCCGTCCACCTGGGCAGCATGGCCCTGATCGTGGCCCTCACCGGCGGGTTGCTGCTGGGCATTCTCGCGGCGGTATACCAGAACACCTGGATCGATTACGTCGCCTCGCTCACCGCGGTATTCAGCATCGTCACGCCCAGTTTCGTCGTCGCCGTCGGGTTGACCGTCGTCTTTTCCCTGTGGCTGCACCTCTTCGAAACGGGAGGCTGGAATTCGCCCAAGGACTGGGTCATGCCGGTGATCGCCCTGTCGCTCGGAGACATGGCCGTGGTGGCGAGGTATACCCGGTCGAACATGATCGAGGCCATCCGGGCCGACTACGTGCGCACCGCCCGGGCCAAGGGCCTCACCGAGTTCTCGGTCGTGGTGGTGCACGTGTTCAAGAACGCCCTGATCCCCCTGCTGACCATCGCGGGACCGATGATGGCCAACCTGATCACGGGATCCTTCTTTATCGAGACGATCTTCCGGATCCCGGGCCTGGGGCGGTACTTCACCACGAGCGTGTTCGCCCGGGACTACCCCATGATCATGTCCACGGCCCTGCTCTGGTCGTCGCTCATCGTCGTGATCTACGTCATCACGGACCTCATGTACGCGCTGGTGGACCCCCGCATCCGGTATAGGAAGGATTGA
- a CDS encoding ABC transporter permease subunit yields the protein MEYLYSGFQEAVRLLFTGESGVYTIVGVSVFVAVSAIMLASVMGLPAGYLLATRRFRGQRFVTTVLNTMLAMPTVVIGLFVYSLISRRGPLGFMELLYTPSAMIIGETLLALPIVAAFTLSAFRAVDSRITETALTLGATTAQTARTLISEARFGIMAAVVAAFGRVIAEVGAAMMLGGNIKGSTRTMTTAIALESNKGEFGLAIALGIILLLTAFGANILFHWLQGFDD from the coding sequence ATGGAATACCTGTACAGTGGATTTCAGGAAGCGGTCCGCCTGCTGTTCACGGGCGAATCCGGCGTGTATACCATCGTCGGCGTTTCCGTGTTCGTCGCGGTGTCCGCGATCATGCTGGCCAGCGTGATGGGACTGCCCGCGGGCTACCTGCTCGCCACCCGCCGGTTCAGGGGCCAGCGGTTCGTGACCACGGTGCTCAACACGATGCTGGCCATGCCGACCGTGGTGATCGGTCTCTTCGTCTACTCCCTGATCTCCCGGCGCGGCCCGCTCGGTTTCATGGAACTGCTGTATACACCGAGTGCCATGATCATCGGCGAGACGCTCCTCGCCCTGCCCATCGTGGCCGCCTTCACCCTCTCGGCGTTCCGTGCCGTGGATTCCCGGATCACGGAGACGGCCCTTACGCTGGGCGCGACGACGGCCCAGACGGCGCGCACCCTCATTTCGGAGGCCCGGTTCGGCATCATGGCGGCGGTGGTGGCCGCCTTCGGGCGGGTCATCGCCGAGGTGGGCGCGGCCATGATGCTGGGCGGCAACATCAAGGGAAGCACGCGGACCATGACGACGGCCATCGCCCTGGAGAGCAACAAGGGGGAGTTCGGCCTCGCCATCGCCCTCGGGATCATCCTGCTGCTCACGGCGTTCGGCGCGAACATACTCTTTCACTGGCTGCAGGGGTTCGACGACTGA
- a CDS encoding ABC transporter permease, whose amino-acid sequence MSWDGLEPFFSWAGQIFRVALATEFTLLWPRAYRYFKKHDSGLWADATRRFSRNKLSLVGLFLVLLLSNTALLAPWIAPLHYTKQNFLVAWQEPSWMFPFGTDGLGRDLFSRVIYGAEISMTVGVLVQAIIFAIGVPLGSLAGYAGGRVDSVIMRGVDIMSAFPGLLFIILIMSWLGAGLFNIFVAIGVTGWVGVCRLLRGQILSLKEKEFVRAAKAMGGSHLRIVVTHILPNSLTPLIVALALGIPSAIFAEAGLSFIGIGISPPTPSWGQMVGENANYIRSYWHLATFPAIMIALTMLGFQLMGDGLRDALDPKMNE is encoded by the coding sequence ATGAGCTGGGACGGCCTCGAGCCCTTCTTCTCCTGGGCGGGACAGATCTTCCGCGTTGCGCTGGCCACGGAGTTCACCCTGCTCTGGCCGCGGGCCTACCGGTACTTCAAGAAACACGACAGCGGGCTCTGGGCGGACGCCACGCGGCGATTCTCGCGCAACAAGCTCTCCCTGGTCGGACTCTTCCTGGTGCTGCTGCTGAGCAACACGGCGCTGCTCGCGCCCTGGATCGCGCCCCTGCACTACACCAAGCAGAACTTCCTGGTCGCCTGGCAGGAACCGTCGTGGATGTTCCCCTTCGGCACGGACGGCCTGGGCCGCGACCTCTTCAGCCGGGTCATCTACGGCGCGGAGATCTCCATGACAGTGGGCGTCCTCGTACAGGCCATCATCTTCGCCATCGGCGTACCCCTGGGCTCCCTGGCGGGGTACGCCGGTGGCCGCGTGGACAGCGTCATCATGCGGGGGGTCGACATCATGTCGGCCTTTCCGGGTCTGCTCTTCATCATCCTGATCATGTCGTGGCTGGGCGCCGGGCTCTTCAACATCTTCGTCGCCATCGGGGTGACCGGATGGGTAGGGGTATGCCGTCTCCTGAGGGGGCAGATTCTGTCTTTGAAGGAAAAGGAGTTCGTCCGGGCGGCCAAGGCCATGGGCGGCAGCCACCTGCGCATCGTCGTCACCCACATCCTTCCGAACAGCCTGACGCCGCTGATCGTGGCCCTGGCCCTGGGCATCCCGTCGGCCATTTTCGCGGAGGCCGGCCTGAGCTTCATCGGCATCGGCATCAGCCCGCCCACGCCGAGCTGGGGGCAGATGGTCGGCGAGAACGCCAACTACATCCGGTCTTACTGGCACCTGGCGACTTTTCCCGCCATCATGATCGCCCTCACCATGCTCGGATTCCAGCTGATGGGCGACGGACTCCGGGACGCCCTCGACCCCAAGATGAACGAGTAG
- a CDS encoding cupin domain-containing protein, producing the protein MKGDGNVGPGGPGGTGGPGGNGGPGGNGGPWLRTLMGQNVRVMTPGSATEGRVTVIEAVEPPHSPPPVFTRHAFIEMFLVVKGALTFQFLHESAFVLEAGEMVTVPGWKPHSFWNDGDDPARIMLICTPAGLDRFFEASDRLLRRMPVETSDPDVLKGEMERLREEFGLEHVAPAPG; encoded by the coding sequence ATGAAAGGCGATGGAAACGTTGGTCCGGGAGGCCCTGGAGGCACCGGAGGCCCCGGGGGTAACGGAGGCCCTGGAGGCAACGGTGGCCCCTGGCTCAGGACGCTCATGGGCCAGAACGTACGGGTCATGACCCCGGGTTCCGCCACGGAAGGCCGCGTCACGGTCATCGAGGCCGTCGAACCGCCCCACAGCCCGCCGCCCGTATTCACACGGCACGCCTTCATCGAAATGTTCCTGGTCGTCAAGGGCGCGCTGACCTTCCAGTTTCTCCACGAAAGTGCCTTCGTGCTCGAAGCCGGTGAGATGGTCACGGTGCCGGGATGGAAACCCCACTCCTTCTGGAACGACGGTGATGATCCCGCCCGGATCATGCTGATCTGCACACCCGCGGGACTGGACCGCTTCTTTGAGGCGTCCGACCGATTGCTGCGGCGTATGCCCGTCGAAACGTCCGATCCTGATGTACTGAAAGGGGAGATGGAACGCCTGAGGGAAGAGTTTGGGCTGGAACACGTGGCGCCGGCGCCGGGGTGA
- a CDS encoding phytanoyl-CoA dioxygenase family protein has protein sequence MTTREPSSLVMGKDELLMDGKYLSTLREANELLDDAEALRERMAEDGYLLIRGLHDPDKVREARRVVLENLQANEQIDPDYPLDLGVAAPGKRGAFFGGAKRVTHTDEFLAVVNSPEIMGFFERFLGGPVLTFDYKWLRAVGPGHNTGAHYDMVYMGRGTPNLYTVWTPLDDVSFDMGPLVILAGSHQFEAVKETYGQMDVDRDHVTGHFTNEPIVMVDQYGGQWQTSEFSTGDVIVLGMYTMHGSINNTSNRFRISTDTRYQLASEPVDHRWVGENPVAHYAWTEGKTVSMEEMRRKWKV, from the coding sequence ATGACCACCCGGGAACCCTCAAGCCTGGTCATGGGCAAGGACGAATTGCTGATGGACGGGAAGTACCTGTCCACGCTCCGGGAAGCGAACGAACTGCTGGACGACGCGGAAGCGCTTCGGGAACGCATGGCCGAAGACGGCTACCTGCTCATCCGGGGCCTCCACGATCCGGATAAGGTCCGGGAAGCGCGCCGGGTCGTGCTGGAGAATCTCCAGGCAAACGAACAGATCGATCCGGACTACCCCCTCGACCTGGGCGTCGCGGCCCCCGGAAAGCGGGGCGCGTTCTTCGGCGGCGCCAAGCGGGTGACGCACACGGACGAATTCCTCGCCGTGGTCAATTCCCCCGAAATCATGGGGTTTTTCGAGCGGTTCCTGGGCGGCCCCGTCCTCACCTTCGACTACAAGTGGCTTCGGGCCGTGGGCCCGGGCCACAACACCGGGGCGCATTACGACATGGTCTACATGGGCCGGGGCACGCCGAACCTGTATACCGTGTGGACCCCCCTGGACGACGTGTCCTTCGACATGGGTCCCCTCGTCATCCTGGCCGGATCTCACCAGTTCGAGGCCGTCAAGGAAACCTACGGCCAGATGGACGTGGACCGGGACCACGTGACGGGCCACTTCACCAACGAGCCCATCGTGATGGTCGACCAGTACGGGGGCCAGTGGCAGACGAGCGAATTCAGCACGGGGGACGTGATCGTCCTCGGCATGTACACCATGCACGGCTCCATCAACAACACGTCGAACCGGTTCCGCATCAGCACCGATACCCGCTACCAGCTGGCCAGCGAGCCCGTCGACCACCGATGGGTCGGCGAAAACCCCGTCGCCCATTACGCGTGGACCGAAGGGAAGACCGTTTCCATGGAGGAGATGCGGCGGAAGTGGAAGGTCTAG